Proteins from one Panicum virgatum strain AP13 chromosome 7K, P.virgatum_v5, whole genome shotgun sequence genomic window:
- the LOC120640699 gene encoding violaxanthin de-epoxidase, chloroplastic-like translates to MMPRHCANRIFLSGGSSILHSSKSRGRAPRRHSAVRFRRCCARASFWTHHLPVKVTPSEIIEVLQASDVFGSIRKWSRLQLVTVIGVMVCVVLVVPSADAVDALKTCTCLLKECRIELAKCIANPSCAANIACLNTCNNRPDETECQIKCGDLFENSVVDEFNECAVSRKKCVPRKSDVGEFPVPDPAALVKNFNMSDFNGKWYISSGLNPTFDTFDCQLHEFHVEGDKLIANITWRIRTPDSGFFTRSTVQQFAQDPSQPGILYNHDNEFLHYQDDWYIISSKVENKDDDYILVYYRGRNDAWDGYGGSVLYTRSKTVPETIIPELERAAKSVGRDFSTFIRTDNTCGPEPPLVERIEKTVEEGEKTIIREVREIEGEIEEEVEELEKEEVTLFQKLAEGLVEVKQDLMNFLQGLSKEEMELLDEMNMEATEVEKVFSRALPLRKLR, encoded by the exons ATGATGCCGCGGCACTGCGCAAATCGCATCTTCCTATCCGGAGGTTCCAGCATCCTCCACAGTTCAAAATCTAGAGGCAGAGCCCCTAGGCGCCACAGCGCCGTCAGATTCAGGCGGTGCTGCGCGAGAGCTAGTTTTTGGACTCATCACCTTCCTGTCAAGGTTACCCCGTCAGAG ATTATTGAGGTGCTGCAAGCGTCAGATGTTTTCGGCAGCATCAGGAAATGGAGCAGGTTGCAGCTGGTCACCGTGATAGGGGTGATGGTGTGCGTAGTTCTCGTAGTCCCTTCTGCCGACGCAGTCGATGCTCTCAAGACGTGCACTTGCCTGCTGAAGGAATGCAG AATAGAGCTTGCCAAATGCATAGCCAACCCTTCGTGTGCAGCGAACATAGCATGCCTGAACACATGCAACAATCGACCTGACGAAACTGAATGCCAG ATCAAGTGCGGAGACCTGTTCGAGAACAGTGTAGTCGACGAATTCAATGAATGTGCTGTTTCACGCAAGAAATGTGTCCCAAGAAAGTCTGATGTCGGCGAGTTCCCAGTCCCTGATCCAGCTGCCCTTGTTAAGAACTTCAATATGTCAGATTTTAACGGAAAATGGTACATTTCAAGTGGCCTGAACCCAACATTTGACACATTTGATTGCCAGCTTCATGAGTTCCATGTTGAGGGAGACAAACTAATCGCAAACATTACATGGAGAATCCGCACTCCTGATTCTGGTTTCTTCACCCGGTCGACTGTGCAGCAGTTTGCGCAGGACCCATCACAACCGGGCATACTTTACAACCATGACAATGAGTTCCTGCACTATCAAGATGACTG GTACATTATCTCATCCAAGGTTGAGAACAAGGATGATGACTACATACTTGTATACTACCGTGGGAGAAATGATGCATGGGATGGTTATGGTGGGTCTGTTTTGTACACAAGAAGTAAAACTGTCCCTGAAACAATAATACCTGAGCTGGAAAGGGCTGCGAAGAGTGTAGGTCGGGACTTCTCAACGTTCATCAGGACTGACAACACCTGTGGTCCTGAGCCTCCTCTTGTGGAGAGAATCGAGAAGActgtggaggaaggagagaagaCTATCATCAGGGAGGTGAGGGAGATCGAGGGAGAGATTGAGGAGGAGGTCGAGGAACTGGAAAAGGAGGAAGTGACACTGTTCCAGAAGCTGGCAGAAGGTCTCGTGGAGGTGAAACAGGATCTGATGAACTTCTTGCAAGGGCTGAGCAAGGAAGAGATGGAGCTGTTGGATGAGATGAACATGGAAGCAACTGAAGTTGAGAAAGTCTTCAGCCGTGCACTGCCACTGAGGAAACTAAGGTAG
- the LOC120640700 gene encoding uncharacterized protein LOC120640700 yields the protein MAEAAGALAPAQGSEEAPDDAAAIRSRVEQLSLKRRRRPWEEEVLTDAEVALGLESAYQVAQEGMNVLDSSTAAISIDDLDAYLERLRKEVALAKEGNRKVSDEIAVTAETTANDMIQLDVDIEVLESLLSELELKGFNHLEASPILGQSDSTDSCRDQSIADKYCIYEVLELDHQITRSKMNLKMLQNLQSVDEIGQLRSMLLPFGAKELDFKDNCLRIFLKATTWTSDCVIYGQKLDCAIDLVISDHELLIEVDERNMEPKNLKIFPDDVCVDILIERLESFREVISSRALGWLSQQCQRRFIINVLRRSLVSDANDSRHSFEYFDKEDVIIAHLDRGIDASIKISFDWPLCSYGLKLISICNSGIHPTNIASSLLSKAKELANGLDQHIRQHLVRFVDAVEEILIRELRSG from the exons atggcggaggcggcgggagcCCTAGCCCCGGCGCAGGGCTCCGAGGAGGCGCCCGATGACGCGGCCGCCATCAGGAG CCGGGTGGAGCAGCTCTCtctgaagcggcggcggcggccatgggaggaggaggtgttAACCGACGCGGAGGTGGCGCTGGGTTTGGAATCCGCGTACCAG GTGGCTCAGGAAGGAATGAATGTGTTGGACTCGAGCACAGCTGCAATCTCAATTGATGATTTGG ATGCATACCTAGAACGGTTGAGAAAGGAGGTTGCCTTGGCAAAGGAAGGGAACAGGAAGGTATCTGATGAGATTGCTGTCACTGCAGAGACAACAGCCAATG ATATGATTCAGCTGGATGTTGATATTGAAGTTCTGGAGTCTTTGTTATCGGAGCTTGAATTAAAG GGTTTCAACCATCTTGAAGCAAGCCCTATTCTAGGGCAGTCAGACTCAACTGATTCTTGTAGAGACCAAAGCATTGCTGACAAGTACTGCATATATGAG GTTTTGGAACTTGATCACCAAATTACAAGAAGTAAGATGAACCTCAAAATGCTACAAAATTTACAAAG TGTTGATGAAATAGGGCAACTTAGATCTATGTTATTGCCATTTGGAGCCAAGGAATTAGACTTTAAAGACAATTGTCTCAGGATATTCCTAAAGGCAACTACATGGACCTCGGACTGTGTAATTTATGGACAAAAATTGGATTGTGCTATTGATTTGGTTATCTCAGACCATGAGCTGTTGATAGAAGTTGATGAAAGAAATATGGAACCAAAGAACTTAAAG atttttcctGATGATGTGTGTGTTGATATACTGATTGAAAGGCTCGAGTCCTTCAG AGAGGTCATTTCTTCTCGAGCCTTGGGATGGCTTAGTCAGCAATGCCAACGCCGCTTCATAATCAACGTTCTAAGACGATCATTAGTCAGTGATGCTAATGATTCCAG GCATTCTTTTGAATACTTCGACAAAGAGGATGTGATCATAGCTCACTTGGATCGTGGAATTGATGCTTCCATCAAGATATCTTTCGACTGGCCACTTTGTTCCTATGGTCTCAAGTTAATTTCAATATGCAATTCAGGGATCCATCCAACAAATATAGCTTCAAGTCTGCTTTCCAAGGCCAAG GAACTGGCCAATGGATTGGATCAGCACATTCGCCAACATCTTGTAAGGTTTGTGGATGCTGTTGAAGAGATTCTCATTCGAGAGCTGCGGTCTGGTTAG
- the LOC120640701 gene encoding stearoyl-[acyl-carrier-protein] 9-desaturase 5, chloroplastic-like, producing MALRASSPVSHVAAPLPPCGPRRRASGVVVAMASTINRVKTVKEPYTPPREVRRQVTHSLPAQKKEIFDSLQPWAKDNLLNLLKPVEKSWQPQDFLPEPSSDGFYDEVKELREQAKEIPDEYFVCLVGDMVTEEALPTYQTMLNTLDGVRDETGASPTTWAVWTRAWTAEENRHGDLLNKYMYLTGRVDMKQIEKTIQYLIGSGMDPGTENNPYLGFLYTSFQERATFISHGNTARHAKEYGDLKLAQICGTIAADEKRHETAYTKIVEKLFEIDPDYTVMAFADMMRKKITMPAHLMYDGNDNHLFEHFSAVAQRLGVYTAKDYADILEFLVQRWKVADLTGLSGEGRRAQDFVCTLAPRIRRLDERAQARAKQGPVIPFSWIYDRKVQL from the exons GGTCAAAACTGTCAAAGAACCCTATACTCCACCACGAGAGGTGCGTCGCCAAGTTACCCATTCACTACCAGCCCAAAAGAAGGAAATTTTTGATTCACTTCAACCTTGGGCCAAGGATAACTTGTTGAACCTTCTGAAGCCGGTTGAGAAGTCATGGCAGCCACAAGACTTCCTACCAGAGCCTTCTTCTGATGGGTTTTACGATGAAGTTAAAGAACTGAGGGAGCAGGCAAAGGAAATACCTGATGAGTATTTTGTTTGTTTAGTTGGTGACATGGTTACTGAGGAAGCACTACCTACCTATCAAACAATGCTCAACACCCTTGATGGAGTTCGGGATGAAACTGGTGCAAGTCCAACCACTTGGGCTGTTTGGACGAGGGCGTGGACAGCTGAAGAGAACAGGCATGGTGATCTCCTTAATAAGTACATGTACCTTACTGGACGGGTTGACATGAAACAAATTGAGAAGACCATACAGTATCTGATTGGGTCTGGAATG GATCCAGGTACTGAGAACAATCCCTATTTGGGTTTCCTTTACACATCATTCCAAGAGAGAGCAACATTTATATCTCATGGCAATACCGCAAGGCATGCCAAGGAGTATGGTGATCTCAAGCTGGCTCAGATATGTGGCACAATAGCAGCTGATGAAAAGCGCCATGAGACAGCCTACACCAAGATAGTCGAGAAGCTCTTTGAGATCGATCCTGACTACACGGTGATGGCGTTTGCCGacatgatgaggaagaagatcaCAATGCCTGCTCATCTCATGTACGATGGGAATGACAACCACCTGTTTGAGCACTTCAGCGCGGTGGCGCAGAGGCTGGGCGTCTACACCGCTAAAGACTACGCCGACATCCTTGAGTTCTTGGTCCAGAGGTGGAAAGTTGCTGATCTAACAGGGTTATctggagaagggaggagggcgcAGGACTTTGTCTGTACCTTAGCACCGAGAATCAGGAGGTTGGATGAGAGAGCTCAAGCAAGGGCAAAGCAGGGACCGGTTATTCCTTTCAGTTGGATATATGACCGCAAGGTGCAACTTTAA